Proteins encoded together in one Monomorium pharaonis isolate MP-MQ-018 chromosome 8, ASM1337386v2, whole genome shotgun sequence window:
- the LOC105832290 gene encoding uncharacterized protein LOC105832290: MGRRKRNPKRLIVSQKVGENNVAKNSNDSGGKEATERREDPSLIAEAVIDVYSRLKLPLVHPMQQRRSSDVSDEEDTVELNFWPRFVFVSNLCLICMERSRVTCESCGMVSYCTVKHMEQDRPRHRDLCKVLTEICAIGLSPLSGLSADDYRVYRLKLIELVHRRLGRPLQLWEREILLYPRVCCDCRCFSRALRCCSACGIGLFCENHDGGHREWCREFQVFRRVLSMQHKNGYAEPEIPDTLQEGPLRLPGNFDRLIAQLYDRSTYYCDMDSYTYCGLSHVASIPLTALYAMQISCQNWKTIDALVIHVIGAEFQYECINLHVWEKFFLHLLPNLKRLKLMFVGPELSLPPVPLDLLTAVKICSTCKSFGRRVNVSFHPGKFYHDFCRSKQFTGPHLVCLFNPGLYRETGFEGRDTWPETIREFCKTKVPVCVTSYTKQEIPREMVRIKSIADVDTILEPRRNPFASIKPDRNFVSDDTAPLIYKNYYLAIVRGKS; this comes from the coding sequence ATGGGCCGCAGAAAAAGGAATCCGAAAAGACTCATCGTCAGTCAGAAAGTTGGCGAGAATAACGTAGCTAAAAATTCGAATGACTCCGGCGGAAAAGAGGCGACGGAACGAAGAGAAGATCCCTCCTTGATTGCCGAAGCTGTGATTGACGTTTACTCGCGTTTGAAATTGCCACTCGTGCACCCGATGCAGCAGCGTCGATCGTCGGACGTAAGCGACGAGGAGGATACTGTCGAGCTGAACTTCTGGCCGCGTTTTGTCTTCGTGTCGAACCTGTGCCTAATCTGCATGGAACGCTCGAGGGTGACCTGCGAATCTTGCGGCATGGTTTCTTACTGCACCGTCAAACACATGGAGCAGGACCGGCCGAGGCATCGCGACCTGTGCAAAGTTCTCACCGAGATCTGCGCGATCGGCTTGTCGCCGCTGTCGGGACTCAGCGCGGACGATTATCGCGTCTATCGGCTGAAACTGATCGAGCTGGTGCACCGCCGCTTGGGCAGGCCTCTCCAGCTCTGGGAAAGGGAGATTCTACTTTATCCTCGCGTCTGTTGCGACTGTCGCTGCTTCTCGAGGGCTCTGAGATGCTGTTCGGCGTGCGGAATCGGCTTGTTCTGCGAGAATCACGACGGCGGGCATAGGGAGTGGTGTCGAGAGTTCCAGGTGTTTCGCAGGGTTTTGTCGATGCAGCACAAGAACGGTTACGCGGAGCCCGAGATTCCGGATACCCTCCAGGAAGGACCCCTTCGTTTACCCGGCAATTTTGATCGGTTAATAGCGCAGCTTTACGATCGCTCGACTTATTATTGCGATATGGATTCCTACACGTACTGCGGTCTCTCTCATGTAGCGTCTATTCCGTTGACGGCTCTGTATGCCATGCAGATTTCTTGCCAGAATTGGAAAACTATCGACGCTCTCGTGATTCACGTGATAGGCGCCGAGTTCCAGTACGAGTGTATAAATCTGCACGTGTGGGAGAAATTCTTTCTGCACCTTCTTCCCAATTTAAAGCGTCTCAAGTTGATGTTCGTTGGCCCGGAACTGAGTCTGCCGCCGGTGCCGTTAGACCTGTTGACTGCTGTGAAGATATGTTCGACTTGCAAATCGTTCGGTCGACGTGTAAACGTTTCGTTCCATCCGGGAAAATTCTATCACGATTTCTGTCGTTCCAAACAGTTCACAGGACCGCATCTCGTGTGTCTCTTTAACCCGGGTCTTTATCGGGAGACTGGTTTTGAAGGCAGGGACACGTGGCCAGAGACGATACgtgaattttgtaaaacgaAAGTTCCCGTTTGCGTGACATCTTACACGAAGCAGGAAATTCCTCGGGAGATGGTCAGGATAAAATCGATTGCCGATGTAGACACGATTTTGGAGCCGCGGAGAAATCCATTCGCTTCGATCAAACCCGATAGAAATTTTGTCAGTGACGATACGGCGCCacttatctataaaaattattatctcgcTATCGTTCGAGGAAAATcataa